From the genome of Medicago truncatula cultivar Jemalong A17 chromosome 2, MtrunA17r5.0-ANR, whole genome shotgun sequence:
TTGTGAGAGCCATTTAATATTTGTTATGGGTCAAGGTCGAGCTCCTTACAAACTTATCATTGAAGATATTCTTAGCGTCTAATGATGCCGATAAATTAAATACTTATTGTATTTGTGCATTTCATATCAATTTCAACATCTCCTAAGGTGTAGCTCAAATAGTTGAACTAGGACTCCAAATGAGTTTAAGGAGATTTAGGATTCAAGTCATAACTATTGACATAACATattaacaaacatttttttatctaGAAAATAAGTGATAAACACCACCTAAAATTTACATAAATGCGAGGTCTCAAATTTGAACTTGGGTGATTGTGTCTAGCTTAACAATATCGACATTGTCACTTGAGTTAAATCTATTATGAACCACacattaaatattttcttattaaaaaaaaatcaatttcaatatatGATTCcacttttcttctctcttccaAGTTCTCAAACTTCCGTTTTCCTCCACTTTCTTAAGCTAACAAACAATTAGTAAAACACGAAGCCACCAACTATTCACCTTATCTTACAGAACACTTGCATAAAGATATTTAAGGTAGAACCTAccatttccctaaaaaaaggtAGAACCTACCATTATAAATTTGGTCCTACCCCAACTCGAGATACGTTTATGCAGTTCCGCGCGGAAGTTACTCAATTTACACCCAAAAAAACATGAGCCATCTAAAACCATAAATATTTCCGCTACAAAAGAGCACCATAAGGTTTAAGATTACAAATTAACCATAGACTACCAAGCACACAAATCTAAGTCCCAAGTCTGGTGTTAATCCTTAATTTAAATGCTGATTATACATTACACATTTGCATCAACTGGATATTGGGCAGGGCCAGGGGACAACTTGGGGGATTGGAAACTAGAGAAGCTGCCTACTTTTGAGGGAGATCTGTGAGTCTTCACCAATGGCACCAAAGACTGCACTACATCTGCCATGAGAGGCCTATAATCTGCTTCTGGTTGCACACACATTGTCGCAATCGCCGCTACCTGGATAACATCTTTCATTGAGTACTGTCCCTCCAATGCTGGATCCATAATCTTTACAACCTTTTCTCTATCAGTCAAAAGTGGCAAAGCCTAAACACAAACAGTGCATGCGAGTTTGGTAAAGAAGTGCAAGTGATATATAGGTAATAAGCTTCTTGTAAGTACACATACTAGAATGCCAACtaattaagggtgtgtttggattgacttatgtGAGCTTATCTACTACCATAAACACTAGTGAGATTACTTGTGAGATCTTATGGAAACAGTTAATGACATGCCCCTAAGTTGTTtccagcttatttccataagctctccaagatagctttATGTagacagcttatagcttatgtgAAAGCAgcttgactttattttatcttatgttATGGAAATAGTTTatgcataaacacttatatgataaacacttaatttaattaaattgtttatccaaGCAGGGCCATAATAACTTTCACCGATTAATAAAGAGTCAAGATGGGTGAAAAGAATTAACATACCCAAGTAACGAGTACACCTTCGCCAGGAGGTCTCTTCATATCAACCGGCACTCGACCAGTGAGAAGCTCCAAAAGTACAACACCATAACTATACACATctgattttgttgttaaatGCCCTGTCAGtgcatatctgcataatcaatCATTTTTCATAAGAGGAAACTACTCAAAGTAGcgcatataaaaaaatgaagatacaCTAAGAGAGTAAACAAAATAATGTAATAACGGATTATGAGTTATGAGTCATACTCGGGGGCAACATATCCCTGAGTGCCTAAAACACGAGTTGAAACATGTCCACCGATTCTATCAGGTCCAAGCTTTGCCAATCCAAAATCAGAAACTTTAGCATGAAATTTTTTGTCCAAGAGGATGTTGCTGCTCTTGAAATCTCTGTGAATCACTGGAGGACTGACATGTTCATGAAGATATTCCAAACCCTTGGCAGCTTCAAGTGCTATTCTTAATCGAGTTTCCCAATCTAGATTAACAGACATGACACTGGAATCTACAAGaaaacaattcatcaaaatcaactCCAACAttacaaataacaaaatattggACAAAAAATTGCACCATCTTCAAAGAGTGCAAACACAACTTGAGCGCATTTTATTACTTACTGCTATTGCTGACAGGATAAAGATGTTCCTGCAGACCACCATTCGCCATAAATTCATACACCAGCAGCTTATGATTATGATCAGAGCAGTATCCAAGCAATGCAAGCAAATACGGAGAATGCAACCGACTTAGCAATTCCACCTACAATGAGATGCAATTAATCAACCAATTCGCAAAATAAAATGTCTTCCAAGGTCAATGATCTCTATCGAATTCATTGACTtaatgccaaaaaaaaaaaaatcattatgatCCATATTCTACAGATTTTATAACAAGGCAAATGAAGTGCATATGAAAATGTACAAACCTCAACTTTAAACTCTTCTTCTCCTTGCTTTCCTGCCTGATCCATTAATTTAATCGCAACCTTCCTTCCATCGTTGAGCACTCCACGGTAAACAAGTCCAAATCCACCATGACCGACTATATTTGACTTGCTGAAACCTCCAGTAGCAGAATGCAGCTGCTTGAAAGTGAACACCTTAAGTCCTTTCTCAGCAACAACTTGTAGGTTTGCAAAATCACTTTTCTCGTTGAGGTTATCAATAGCTTCTTCAACTaatataaaaccaaacaaaGTCTATCAGTAAGTGGACTATCAATTTGCTcataaaaaggtaaaaaaagaaaaactgaactctcaaaaataaataaccaaAAGTTACTTTAAAACCAATGAGTTCATAAAAAGCATCATTCCACTTTTCAAGATACATCACATTCCAATATAAAGATCCATATGTGACTATCATTATTATTCATACcgtacaaaaagaaaatatacaattattttggttgaaaaaGTATAACAATTAGCAAGTGGAATTTGATATCCAAGGTTGAAAAGAGCAGGATGGCAAAACAATTTTCACTTCACATATGAAACACTCCAAATTTTCAGACAAAAAACAAGCACATGCAAATAGCACAACTGACAAACATTGCAACATAAACCAACATAACAAATGTTCCAATGCCTTTTGTCAGCTAAATGTTCCAGTTCTTATGGTTAAATAAGCtgcataaaattaaagtaaACTAAAACCTCCCTATGAACCACTCCACTTACAGGTTGaaactgataataatttgagaaaataaacatGATTAACTTCCTTAAAGATAGTCACACATTTTCAATCTAATGTGTCGATGCTAAATCGAAATCTCCCCCAAAAAATGGGGCCCGATCTACTATCTTTAAGGCGGGAAAGACACGATGATTTTGTGTCATTCTcctatattgatattgatatctctaatcatatttattatttctttttcatttctctctcttgtaAATACATTAAAGTCATAGTGATTTTCTCACCACAAAGTCACCGAATCTTTATCCCAAAATAGACTCCATTATTCACTAATTTTTGCAGATACTCCACAAGATCCAAATCAAGGGTTGGcaaaaatgcaacaaaacaaaaataacctcaaagcaaaacaaaaatagaaaactaCAAAAAACACATTAGCCATTTTTCAGTGAAGCTGAATCTAAATAACCCTTATATCACTCTTTCATTCAAATGtgaaaaatcaaactttttctCCTCACACCCCCCAAAACACAACACCCCATTTTCTCATATTTTCTCATaacccaaacagaaacagaaacagaaacaaCAGAACAAACCTTTATGGCTTTTACGCCTACGCTTGGAAACTTTGTGACTGATGTAGCAATAGTAAGAAAAGGCAACAAAAGTAGCAAAAACAGCAAGAGAAGCAAGTACAACAATAGCAACAACTGCAATCTTGGCCTTTCTTCTGTAATCTTCATCTTCCACCATTTTTGAAGAAGCAAAAACTCTGAAAACTAGAAATGGCTAAAGGGTGATGTGAAAACTGAGAAGAACATATGTTTGCATTTTGTAGGTTTGAAGACGGCACTTTGACTCACTCTTACTGTTTTTCTCACTCAGGTTTTTGTTTCTGGCGCGTAcaataagaacaaaaacaatGATGATAGTGACATTCTTTTCTTTGCAGTTTAACCCCTcaagtttgttataattttccAAATGAAAGACTCTTTttgcaatatttatttatgttgtttctTATTTATTGGGTCCCAAGTTCTAgtagaaaatattataaattaaatacatagttttaaaacttgaCATAGTCATCGACTCGACAGAGATACTAAGTGATTGGGTTAATGGTCGTATCATTCACTGAGTCATTAGTTGAACCACATGATTGAACCAGATTAACCTAAATAACTCGACTTAGGATTAATTTATTTaggtatttaattaaattaaattggatTCAATCGAACCtaaaaaaatagtgatttttatattaatactTGTatcactatatattttttttaaaaagagtatagctatattttgttttgcatatctattaatattactataatatgtagattttctaaaaaaaaatatatgataaggatattttttttagggagagatgatatatatatatatatatatatatatatatatatatatatatatatattaatcttttttaaagaagatatgtatatttttttaaggaatatgtatattattatattgtgtaaatattatatttaataataataatgtgttgttttttaacaaagaaaaacGATGTGATTTTTTCTTGTACAAATGATGATGTAATATACTTACATATATAATACACtacaatatttactttttttaaacaagagaactcttttttcttcctctctcttctctccttctcaaatCCTAACCGTCaccactttcttcttctttttctttcaaagatgatttaggatcaattttgacccaaaaatcacccctAAGAATTGTTTTTCCTgctatcctaattgaataagtgatttcacatattttctgttttctttcgtttatttttgtgatttcgtcgtttctgaacgactctgtttgttttgatttcccgtctttgtgcagtgtgttttttattttccgtcttagtgcggtgtttatttgattcaggttgaaagattagctttgagcaagtgtagatccgatcaatgacaatgactttgacgtcatcaacgttgcagatccggagacatgagtattccgaagacataaatatagtcatattagtcatatttgtaggcataggtactttgccgttttatgctattaacatggatgatgtgagtttgttcacagattcatcttttttgtttttaacgaatttggatttgtattgtatcgatgtactctatcaatttgaatgaatgaatatcgtttatttttgtaaaaaatatatataatacactTCACTTGGTGTTACAAGCATGTGGTTGTTGTAGTGGTAAAATCATTGATTTACTTTGGTGTGATTAATAAGCATTAATCGTCCATAATGATTTAATTGATGACTAATTTTgactttaaatattaaaaaaataatattaaaccGGATTGATCCAAAAACCAGCCGAGTCACATGTTTACACGGTTGAATTACATGGTTGATCTGACGTTTTGCTTGAACCGGCATACCCACCAATTCTCGGTCGGACCGGTTCAATCAGCCAGTCCGAAacgatttttaaaactatgattaaAAGCATTAATGTTGTTTTATGTGACTTTAGTTGGTAGGAACATCGACATTGTTGGGATTTGACTTCAGATTCtctatttattcactttaaaataaatttaattttaacattcAAACAAAGTCTATTGATGAGATCACTTATCGTTTATATCAATGCACCACACTCAAGATTAATTATTAAGAGGGTGTATTCGAAAAAAATTCACGTCCCACATAGGAATTATATTagtttttgagaaatgatatttgtacaaccattttataataacttttgtaacaattctttctctcatactcacttatgtttttactttatctctcttttACTTTGATTTTCGTTTCAAAACCTAcgttttctttataaatttatggttgttCAATGAGATGTTAATCAAATGATTATTCAAATAACATACCTCTTAATCTTTATAAAGATAGACATTCATCActttataaattgattttgtaagaattttttaatgaatgacAAAATGTTAGTATAGTTTCTCCTTTTCGAACTCTATAACTTAAACTTCTCAACTCAACTCATATGttgtaaatataaaaatataacatttaccTCCATTTTCGTTTATTGTTTTCCTAACAAAAAATGACATGTGATTGAATTTAACACAATTTTTTCTACCATTTTTCCTCATTCTATTTGTTTTACAACAATGATACTATCTTAGGAAACCATAACTCCCTAGTATGCATTCAACATATCATTTTCACTATATCTATATTCTTATCCAATCACCAACCTATCTCatttattatatcatttttttctttatttattaatcTCTGAAAGTGTATATATCAATAGGGTGtaattaaacatttttcaataaaaatgctAACAATTTAAACCTTTATATAGGAATTAATGTATTTAAACTTTAACAAGTgactaaattgtatttttaagataatattttttatatgatccttaaacaatttatttagaCCATTTGTTCGCATGACTcttgataatattttttcaacaaaagaacgcacacattttttctttttgtatgtAATATCCGTTTCTTGAAATACTAATCATTGTGATACAATGCAAATCTTGATATATAGTAGGAAAATGTGAACAAATGCAGAACAGCTACAATTACAGTTGCAATGTCATTGCAAAGATCTTTAAAACCATTAAAACTATCATGCTAATACTAACTAGTTAGTGACTAATGTAAGTTAACACATTACTACTTTATGCAGCGGGAGCATAGTCATAACCACcgtcgtcatcatcatcatcaccttcCCCATTGTAATAATCTTCTTCAATGCAAGATATATTTGTGTAACCAAACCAATCACAGTCGCCTTCACCGTTAAATGCATGTTGCTTGCACTTTGGAGCAATGACCATGGAAATGGATgccattttgttttgaaaataagaaaatggaATTATCAATGAGATGCTAAGGTAGCTGCTGTGTGAGTTGATTTGAGTTGTGTTTGAGTTAGGATTGGAGAGTTATATATAACTAGAAGAAAAGCTGTTGAGCTGTTCTAGCACAAGCAAACCACGCAGGAAGTGTGTGTGTTTGCTTAAGGTGTGAGCATGGCTCGGTGCCTGCATGTGTAATGGCATCTTGTGTAGCCACATTGGCAATTGTCTTTACAATTCAACTTACACGTTGGAAAAGAAGCAAAGAATCAAGAatattgacaaaataaaatgtttgagTGGATGCATATAATGGTTGGGAACATATAAAGTGTTTGATGTAGAAAGTGGAACGACAAGTTGATCGATTCATTTAGCTAGGAACTTTTATTGGTTAGTCAATGGCTTTAAGTTTTGTCATTTCTTCTGTTTATACAACGCTGTCCTGTGATATATGATATTCTTTGGAAGCCAAGGCTGCGGCAAGAAGACTAATAATTTTGCTTGGATGCTATTTAATTTGGGGATATTACTAGGTAAGAATATGGGGTGGGGTAAAGACGGGTTTTACCTTTTCCGTCTCCctcgattctcatatacttacatgttaccctacccatatccaatggagatgagaaattgaatctcatccccgcCCCCAACGGATTTGGGTATCCCACCCCTACaatgaatcattttttttaacaaaaaagaagttttttcaCTCTCGAGGACAATCCTGTAATGCATTCACTACAAGAAATATTGGATTTTTCTACTAAACTTTCCGAGGAAATTTCCTAGGAGTTTGTTTCCTACGAATTAGCGACGAAATATTCGTCGGAAAACACATGTCAGTCAAAGGGGACCCTTATACACAAAAAGGTGGGGCGTGGCAGTTTGTGAAAGGATGGGTGGCATGAAGAGTAGGAAGACGTCCGAATCATCGTCGCCATCAAGTCAATCATCACCGTCGGTTCAAGAAGACCGAACACATGACGATGACGACAATGATGATGAGGACGAGGACGAGGAGAGGGATGATGATCATAACGAGTAATTTATATTCTTATGGTGTATTTCAGTGTTGGATTTAGCAAGTTTCAGTTGCTGTTTTTTGGTTAGGGACTGGTTTGGGGCACTTTTGGGGTGTTTTAGGTGGTTTGCATTGATGTTCCACTGTCAAAGAAAATTTAACTTGcatttatgaattttgttttgggttAGTGGTGCTTTAcccctctgtaatataggtcatttttggttttccccctgtaaatttttttttttttggaatacccccctaataggtcataaaaaaacgaaaaaattctgcaaaaaaaaaaaaataaagtcgtttttttatgacctattaggagggt
Proteins encoded in this window:
- the LOC11410710 gene encoding probable serine/threonine-protein kinase PBL23, giving the protein MVEDEDYRRKAKIAVVAIVVLASLAVFATFVAFSYYCYISHKVSKRRRKSHKVEEAIDNLNEKSDFANLQVVAEKGLKVFTFKQLHSATGGFSKSNIVGHGGFGLVYRGVLNDGRKVAIKLMDQAGKQGEEEFKVEVELLSRLHSPYLLALLGYCSDHNHKLLVYEFMANGGLQEHLYPVSNSNSSVMSVNLDWETRLRIALEAAKGLEYLHEHVSPPVIHRDFKSSNILLDKKFHAKVSDFGLAKLGPDRIGGHVSTRVLGTQGYVAPEYALTGHLTTKSDVYSYGVVLLELLTGRVPVDMKRPPGEGVLVTWALPLLTDREKVVKIMDPALEGQYSMKDVIQVAAIATMCVQPEADYRPLMADVVQSLVPLVKTHRSPSKVGSFSSFQSPKLSPGPAQYPVDANV